In the genome of Channa argus isolate prfri chromosome 8, Channa argus male v1.0, whole genome shotgun sequence, the window CTattcatgcaaagaaaaaggaCAGTTTCCTATATGCCATTCTAGGCAACAGAAATCTTGTCTGTGAGCTGGGAGTCAGAAATGCTATCTCACCATCAAATGCAggtaaaaaaaggttttaaatagaAAGAGAGATTAGAGGTTAAAGCAGTAACTTGCTCTAAGAACTATTAACAAAACATCTTCAATTGTAATGAAAACTGATGCGGGTCAGTGCTCCATGCAAAGTTAGAAGACACAATTAAGGCAGCACCCAACTACACATACATTATTTAAGCTATTTAGAACCAACTATCCTCACTGTGAGCAGTTTCTAGAAAGATGCATTTCTGCTGCACCGTTGTTTAATATGTAACATTTCAAAGCGTGTgaataaaaaatctaaatcatggCATTTAGGGTAAACAGAGAACTAACCACCAATTACAACTACAAAGCACAAGAATTTCTTTGCATGTGCGGCACTGTAAAGTGTCGCCCATGTCTTCAAAAACCCTTTCGGTCCTTCACTTTtgcataattacattttattgttttatactaAATGCATCTTTTACCAAAGAGAAGTACCTAAGAGCTATATGGCCTTTATCAGCAGCTTCTTCATAAAACTCTTCTGCCCTCTTTGCTATTATTACACACATCTTGCCTGTGGTCCCATTCTGATTAATaaggtaaataaaacccatgtTTGAATAAACACCTTAATTTAAGCTCAAGTATAAGATTGGAATAAAAGCCAtaagaataaatgtaattagttaaaaaaaacattttgtctaagATGTGAATCAAGATTACTGCCAGTGTaacattcattttgtaaaaaaaggTATCTTTATTTACAGATTTGTGAGCAGAAGGTTGCAGCACTTCAGGTGTGTCACGGTCCAACTTCTTGAAAGAAACATATTGTAactattgaatttaaaaaagaaaatagaaagtaTGTTTTCTCCATCCTCTGTAAGTTCTGGCTTTGGATGGGGATCATGTGCTCCAgccattttaatacaaatgtctTCATTATACAGTTGAGTATGAAAGTGGCTGTAGAAGAAACCAGGCAAGCGGGTGAGCAGAGTTGAGTTTTAAAATGCCAGTTTCTTCATGAGGAGGTAAACCCTGGAGTCCACCTCAAAGCCGTGAAGGTTGTTGGCATCTCCCTGCAGCCTCATGAGGAGGCCACCGTAAGATACATAGGCAGAGCTAAAAGAAGGAGAACATCCATGAAACTGGATTTAACCTGACAAATGACAACACTGACTTcttttttggtaaaaatgtCATCACTTTAGAGGCTGTGCCCATTCATTCCCTTCAAAGTGTAATAGTAATTATTGGTGTACTAATGATTACAGACTGGACACATCATTAGGTATACGTGCAGAATCTAATGCAATCTGATACAGTAGCTCtgtctacttttacaaagttatgatatctcagtttttaagttgactCTGTAAGAAAGgcgataattctactatgtgatTATTAATGATATTATAGCAGGCCAGTGGCTCAATGAGTAGTGCATCAGAATGAAATGTGGACATATCCAGGGTCAAATTACAGTCCGCCACCGAgtgtgtccttgaacaagataCATAGTGCCATCTCCCCAGGTACCACCTGTGGCTTCCCACTGCTCCAACAGGGcaatgggttaaatgcagagaacgACTTTCATTGTAACTCCAATTTGCTGTAGTGCATAATAATAAGAGGGGGTTCTAATGGTTTGGCTCcctcgttcattttaaataggatggtcaaaacaaaacatgagacaTCACTCACAGGCGTGTAGCTGCTTCTGTCGAAGTCTCATCACCCTCAATCTTGTAAACCTTCCCGTACATCACATAGTCAAACTGGTCCGCTctaaaaaatttaaacattgtAAGAAGACAAATCTATGTCACAGGGTTTAGTGAcgatataaacacaaaacatattatATGGTCAAATAAAAAAGTCCACCAAACAGCATGTGCTGGTGAAACTGAAtgcaaaaacatataaaaagctAATGTTATACCTAGATGGACGGTCATCCTGAGGATTATACTCTCCATCATCTGGTGTTCCATCTTCATATAAAGTGCTGGCAATAACCAGTCTGAACTTGTCCCCTTAATCAAAACATACACATAACTGTTTATCATTCACAGTGCTTTTGGTCACCATGGGTAACTAAGGAGCTTTTGAAGCATGGTTCTTGGTGCCTGTAGTTTaaatgtgaggttttttttttggttgaaaGTACAGAACAAAAGTAGCTATATACAGTTGACCTACATGTGTGCCAGAGTTATAACAAAAGTCTCACATTGAGGTGCTAGTGACTGCCCCCAAAACACTCATGCAATGATAGCTTTACTTAAACAACGTCAGTAATTTAGTTAAACAACgtcaaaaataacacatttttctcGTTAGATCTAAAACATGTCAATATTATCGTCCAATAATTATTGATTAAATGGCTTTCAatctttaattaaataaatagtcCATGcgcatagaaaaaaaatgtcactttctTACCAAGATCAACAGGATAGATCTGAATGTTCACATCCAAAATAAGGTCCATCTTGAAAGATTCACTTTCACAATGCAGACGAGACACTGTTAAAATtaccaataaaatgttttagattaCTTAAATTAAGGATGTAAATCAAAGCAAACTAACTGAAACTGGAATTATATTATTACACCTGATAAAAATAGCAAACATTTACTACTCCGTTGCATCTGTTGTGATTTCCACAAAAGGATAAAAATGACTGGATACTAAGCTATACATTTGGTATAGTTTAtaataatagattttaaaagAGTAAGCTCCCTAATGTT includes:
- the polr2h gene encoding DNA-directed RNA polymerases I, II, and III subunit RPABC3; this encodes MAGILFEDIFDVKDIDPDGKKFDRVSRLHCESESFKMDLILDVNIQIYPVDLGDKFRLVIASTLYEDGTPDDGEYNPQDDRPSRADQFDYVMYGKVYKIEGDETSTEAATRLSAYVSYGGLLMRLQGDANNLHGFEVDSRVYLLMKKLAF